The Periplaneta americana isolate PAMFEO1 chromosome 10, P.americana_PAMFEO1_priV1, whole genome shotgun sequence genome includes a window with the following:
- the LOC138707772 gene encoding beta-1,3-galactosyltransferase 5-like, translated as MKLMAYQVRVFHPLVLAIMGMCLISYSSYYASTGLFQSTAPDRSRIYMMSHAVTPAESASSAGNTTVSSPATQGSPNTNTTVSAPVPPVVSVVTEALSNNATTQHVAFQQVIQKIPPKQPVATSNSSSNVTSSDRTEQGILTRCVYESGFNISNVELCPDLGSNMQLLIAITSAPSHKEARMAIRQTWGHFRQRSDVNIAFLLGSTKDAYLAQELINENKLYSDLISAHFLDSYNNLTLKTVSLLEWVDNYCNRVKFILKTDDDMFINIPKLLSFIEKHSKDKRTIFGRLAKRWKPIRNKKSKYYVSPNQYQPAIFPDFTTGPAYLITSDVIHDLYTAALAKTYLKLEDVFITGIVAQDMKIKRTHVNEFLNKRVTFNACNIQKGISIHMVKYHEQFDLWKKLLDGKSKCK; from the coding sequence ATCGATCACGTATTTACATGATGTCACATGCTGTAACACCAGCTGAAAGTGCATCTTCTGCAGGAAATACAACGGTGTCATCTCCAGCAACCCAAGGCTCCCCAAACACAAATACAACAGTGTCTGCACCTGTGCCGCCTGTCGTCTCCGTCGTAACCGAAGCTCTCTCAAACAACGCAACCACTCAACATGTTGCTTTCCAGCAGGTGATCCAGAAGATTCCTCCCAAGCAACCAGTCGCAActtccaacagcagcagcaacgtTACCTCTTCCGACCGCACAGAGCAAGGCATCTTGACTCGTTGTGTGTATGAGTCCGGGTTCAATATCTCCAATGTTGAACTGTGTCCAGATCTGGGTAGCAACATGCAGCTCCTAATTGCTATCACATCTGCTCCAAGTCACAAAGAGGCACGCATGGCCATCCGACAGACTTGGGGACACTTCAGACAACGTAGTGACGTTAATATAGCTTTCCTGCTCGGTTCAACGAAGGATGCTTACCTTGCACAGGAGTTGATTAATGAGAACAAGTTGTACAGTGACCTGATAAGTGCCCATTTCCTCGATTCCTACAATAACCTGACATTGAAAACAGTGTCCTTACTAGAGTGGGTTGACAATTATTGCAATCGTGTTAAGTTTATTCTTAAGACAGATGatgatatgttcataaatatacCGAAATTGCTAAGCTTCATAGAAAAACACTCAAAGGACAAAAGAACTATATTTGGGCGTCTTGCAAAACGGTGGAAGCCTATCCGAAATAAGAAATCCAAGTATTACGTTTCTCCAAATCAGTATCAACCTGCTATCTTTCCCGACTTCACAACAGGTCCTGCATATCTCATCACAAGTGATGTCATTCATGATTTGTATACTGCTGCTTTAGCAAAGACATACCTCAAGTTGGAAGACGTTTTCATCACTGGAATTGTGGCCCAGGATATGAAAATAAAGAGGACACATGTAAATGAGTTCCTTAATAAGCGTGTAACCTTTAATGCCTGTAATATCCAAAAAGGAATTAGCATACATATGGTAAAATATCATGAACAGTTTGATTTGTGGAAGAAATTATTAGATGGAAAATCAAAATGTAAATGA